The following proteins come from a genomic window of Phycodurus eques isolate BA_2022a chromosome 9, UOR_Pequ_1.1, whole genome shotgun sequence:
- the pcdh10b gene encoding protocadherin-10b isoform X3 yields MIVLLIALSVADGALAQISYSVPEEADHGTMVGNIAEDLGLDLSKLASRRFQVVPGSRTPYLGVNTDSGVLFVKDKIDREQICKQSASCQLNMEVFLENPLELFRVEIEVVDINDNPPSFPETDITVEISESATPGTRFPLESAFDRDAGTNSLRTYEITANNYFYLDVQSQTDGGKFAELVLEKPLDREQQAAHRYVLTAVDGGRPPRTGTALLVVKVLDSNDNVPVFERPVYAVTLPENAPAGTLLLQLNATDADEGLNGEIGYSFSNHISSRVKDLFSIEPRAGRIEVRGEVDFEESALYQIFVQAKDMGPNAVPAHCKVLVTVTDVNDNAPEITFSTVTESVSEKAAPGTVIALLSVTDLDAEENGQMDVELLGEVPFKLKSSFRNYFTIVTDGPLNREQADSYSVTVVARDKGSPALATSKSIRVQVSDENDNAPAFTQALYDVYVTENNVPGAYIHAVSASDPDIGRNALVGYSILECEIQGMSVKTYVSINEETGYLYALRSFDYEQLKDFTFVVQAKDGGTPELLTNATVKVVIVDQNDNAPLVLAPVGKNGTAKEPLPRSAEPGYLVTRIVAMDADDGESARLSYSIRRGNENGMFRMDWRTGELRTARRVSAKRDPLRSYDLLIEVRDHGQPPLSSSASVLVALVDSATEGRGDGDRGGAAQAAESGLDLTLILIIALGSVSFLFLLVMIVLAVRCQKGKKLNIYTCLASDCCPGRSSCCSRQGRARKKKLSKSDIMLVQSAANGTGTGTAQVPVEESGSFGSHRQNQNYCYQVCLTPESAKTDLMFLKPCSPSRSADADRNLCGAIVTGYADQQPDLISNGSILSNEAKHQRAELSYMVDRPRRANSSAFQEADLVSSKDSGHGDSEQGDSDHDATNRGLSSDRKRVY; encoded by the exons ATGATTGTGCTTTTGATTGCCCTGAGCGTCGCGGATGGAGCGCTCGCCCAAATCAGCTACTCTGTGCCGGAGGAGGCGGACCACGGCACCATGGTGGGGAACATCGCCGAGGACCTGGGCCTGGACCTCAGCAAACTGGCATCGCGCCGCTTCCAAGTCGTGCCCGGCTCGCGCACTCCTTATTTGGGAGTGAACACGGACAGCGGCGTCCTGTTTGTCAAGGACAAAATAGACAGGGAGCAGATTTGCAAGCAGAGCGCGAGCTGCCAGCTCAACATGGAGGTGTTCCTGGAGAACCCTCTGGAGCTCTTTCGGGTGGAGATCGAGGTGGTGGACATTAACGACAACCCGCCCAGCTTCCCCGAAACGGACATAACGGTGGAGATCTCCGAAAGCGCCACTCCCGGCACCCGCTTCCCGCTGGAGAGCGCCTTCGACCGCGACGCGGGCACCAACTCTTTACGCACGTACGAGATCACCGCCAACAACTACTTTTACCTGGACGTGCAGAGCCAAACGGACGGCGGCAAGTTCGCCGAGCTGGTGCTGGAGAAGCCGCTGGACCGGGAGCAGCAGGCGGCTCACAGGTACGTGCTGACCGCGGTGGACGGCGGCCGGCCTCCGCGCACGGGCACCGCGCTGCTGGTGGTCAAAGTGCTGGACTCCAACGACAACGTGCCTGTGTTCGAGCGGCCCGTTTACGCGGTAACCCTGCCGGAGAACGCGCCGGCGGGCACGCTGCTCCTGCAACTCAACGCCACCGACGCGGACGAGGGACTCAACGGGGAGATCGGCTACTCGTTCAGCAACCACATCTCCAGCCGCGTCAAAGACCTTTTCAGCATCGAGCCGCGCGCCGGGCGCATCGAGGTGCGCGGGGAGGTGGACTTCGAGGAGAGCGCTCTGTATCAGATCTTTGTCCAAGCCAAGGACATGGGCCCGAACGCCGTGCCCGCGCACTGCAAGGTCCTCGTCACGGTCACGGACGTGAATGACAACGCGCCGGAGATCACCTTCAGCACCGTCACGGAGTCTGTGAGTGAAAAGGCGGCTCCCGGCACCGTCATCGCCTTGCTGAGCGTCACGGACCTGGACGCGGAAGAAAACGGACAAATGGACGTGGAGCTCCTCGGCGAGGTCCCCTTCAAATTAAAGTCATCCTTCAGGAATTATTTCACCATCGTGACCGACGGCCCGTTGAACAGGGAGCAGGCAGACTCCTATTCGGTGACTGTGGTCGCGAGGGACAAAGGCTCCCCTGCCCTTGCCACCAGCAAGTCCATTCGAGTCCAAGTGTCAGATGAGAACGACAACGCCCCCGCCTTTACGCAAGCCCTATATGATGTGTACGTGACCGAGAATAACGTGCCGGGGGCGTATATACACGCAGTGAGCGCTTCGGATCCGGACATTGGGCGCAATGCGCTCGTGGGTTATTCCATATTAGAGTGTGAGATCCAGGGCATGTCGGTCAAAACCTACGTGTCGATCAACGAGGAGACAGGCTACTTATACGCACTCAGGTCCTTCGACTACGAGCAACTGAAGGACTTCACGTTCGTGGTCCAGGCCAAAGATGGGGGCACCCCAGAGCTCTTGACTAACGCCACTGTCAAAGTTGTCATTGTGGACCAGAATGACAACGCCCCCCTGGTGTTAGCGCCCGTGGGGAAGAACGGCACGGCGAAGGAGCCTCTGCCCCGCTCGGCCGAGCCCGGTTACCTGGTGACGCGCATCGTGGCGATGGATGCCGATGACGGCGAGAGCGCCAGGCTCTCCTACAGCATTCGGAGAGGCAACGAGAACGGGATGTTCAGGATGGATTGGAGGACAGGCGAACTCCGGACGGCGAGGCGGGTGTCGGCTAAACGAGACCCTCTTCGCTCGTACGACCTGCTGATCGAGGTGAGAGACCACGGTCAACCTCCGCTGTCCTCCAGTGCCAGCGTACTGGTGGCGTTGGTGGACAGCGCGACAGAGGGCCGCGGCGACGGAGACCGAGGAGGTGCCGCTCAAGCCGCAGAAAGCGGTCTGGACCTCACGCTCATCCTCATCATCGCCCTGGGCTCTGTCTCTTTTCTGTTCCTCCTGGTCATGATCGTACTGGCCGTGCGTTGCCAAAAGGGGAAAAAGCTCAACATTTACACCTGCCTGGCCAGCGACTGCTGCCCGGGCCGCAGCTCCTGTTGCTCACGACAAGGGCGCGCCCGCAAGAAAAAGCTCAGCAAGTCTGATATCATGTTGGTCCAAAGTGCTGCGAACGGCACCGGGACAGGTACGGCTCAAGTCCCTGTGGAGGAATCAGGGAGCTTTGGCTCGCACCGTCAAAATCAGAACTATTGTTACCAGGTATGTCTGACTCCCGAGTCTGCCAAAACCGACCTCATGTTCCTAAAGCCGTGTAGTCCGTCTAGGAGCGCGGACGCCGACCGCAACCTATGCGGAGCCATAGTGACAGGATACGCGGACCAGCAGCCCGACCTCATATCGAACGGCAGTATACTATCGAACGAG GCTAAACACCAGCGAGCCGAGCTAAGCTACATGGTTGACAGGCCAAGACGTGCAAATAG CTCGGCATTCCAGGAGGCAGATCTTGTCAGCTCCAAAGACAGCGGCCATGGAGACAGTGAGCAGGGAGACAGTGACCACGATGCCACAAATAGAGGCCTTTCCTCTG
- the pcdh10b gene encoding protocadherin-10b isoform X2, which produces MIVLLIALSVADGALAQISYSVPEEADHGTMVGNIAEDLGLDLSKLASRRFQVVPGSRTPYLGVNTDSGVLFVKDKIDREQICKQSASCQLNMEVFLENPLELFRVEIEVVDINDNPPSFPETDITVEISESATPGTRFPLESAFDRDAGTNSLRTYEITANNYFYLDVQSQTDGGKFAELVLEKPLDREQQAAHRYVLTAVDGGRPPRTGTALLVVKVLDSNDNVPVFERPVYAVTLPENAPAGTLLLQLNATDADEGLNGEIGYSFSNHISSRVKDLFSIEPRAGRIEVRGEVDFEESALYQIFVQAKDMGPNAVPAHCKVLVTVTDVNDNAPEITFSTVTESVSEKAAPGTVIALLSVTDLDAEENGQMDVELLGEVPFKLKSSFRNYFTIVTDGPLNREQADSYSVTVVARDKGSPALATSKSIRVQVSDENDNAPAFTQALYDVYVTENNVPGAYIHAVSASDPDIGRNALVGYSILECEIQGMSVKTYVSINEETGYLYALRSFDYEQLKDFTFVVQAKDGGTPELLTNATVKVVIVDQNDNAPLVLAPVGKNGTAKEPLPRSAEPGYLVTRIVAMDADDGESARLSYSIRRGNENGMFRMDWRTGELRTARRVSAKRDPLRSYDLLIEVRDHGQPPLSSSASVLVALVDSATEGRGDGDRGGAAQAAESGLDLTLILIIALGSVSFLFLLVMIVLAVRCQKGKKLNIYTCLASDCCPGRSSCCSRQGRARKKKLSKSDIMLVQSAANGTGTGTAQVPVEESGSFGSHRQNQNYCYQVCLTPESAKTDLMFLKPCSPSRSADADRNLCGAIVTGYADQQPDLISNGSILSNEAKHQRAELSYMVDRPRRANSSAFQEADLVSSKDSGHGDSEQGDSDHDATNRGLSSGGTDLFSNCTEECKALGHSDRCWMPSLMPTDGRQGPDYRSNLHVPGMDSVPDIETGKGFTSSFRVDIPETA; this is translated from the exons ATGATTGTGCTTTTGATTGCCCTGAGCGTCGCGGATGGAGCGCTCGCCCAAATCAGCTACTCTGTGCCGGAGGAGGCGGACCACGGCACCATGGTGGGGAACATCGCCGAGGACCTGGGCCTGGACCTCAGCAAACTGGCATCGCGCCGCTTCCAAGTCGTGCCCGGCTCGCGCACTCCTTATTTGGGAGTGAACACGGACAGCGGCGTCCTGTTTGTCAAGGACAAAATAGACAGGGAGCAGATTTGCAAGCAGAGCGCGAGCTGCCAGCTCAACATGGAGGTGTTCCTGGAGAACCCTCTGGAGCTCTTTCGGGTGGAGATCGAGGTGGTGGACATTAACGACAACCCGCCCAGCTTCCCCGAAACGGACATAACGGTGGAGATCTCCGAAAGCGCCACTCCCGGCACCCGCTTCCCGCTGGAGAGCGCCTTCGACCGCGACGCGGGCACCAACTCTTTACGCACGTACGAGATCACCGCCAACAACTACTTTTACCTGGACGTGCAGAGCCAAACGGACGGCGGCAAGTTCGCCGAGCTGGTGCTGGAGAAGCCGCTGGACCGGGAGCAGCAGGCGGCTCACAGGTACGTGCTGACCGCGGTGGACGGCGGCCGGCCTCCGCGCACGGGCACCGCGCTGCTGGTGGTCAAAGTGCTGGACTCCAACGACAACGTGCCTGTGTTCGAGCGGCCCGTTTACGCGGTAACCCTGCCGGAGAACGCGCCGGCGGGCACGCTGCTCCTGCAACTCAACGCCACCGACGCGGACGAGGGACTCAACGGGGAGATCGGCTACTCGTTCAGCAACCACATCTCCAGCCGCGTCAAAGACCTTTTCAGCATCGAGCCGCGCGCCGGGCGCATCGAGGTGCGCGGGGAGGTGGACTTCGAGGAGAGCGCTCTGTATCAGATCTTTGTCCAAGCCAAGGACATGGGCCCGAACGCCGTGCCCGCGCACTGCAAGGTCCTCGTCACGGTCACGGACGTGAATGACAACGCGCCGGAGATCACCTTCAGCACCGTCACGGAGTCTGTGAGTGAAAAGGCGGCTCCCGGCACCGTCATCGCCTTGCTGAGCGTCACGGACCTGGACGCGGAAGAAAACGGACAAATGGACGTGGAGCTCCTCGGCGAGGTCCCCTTCAAATTAAAGTCATCCTTCAGGAATTATTTCACCATCGTGACCGACGGCCCGTTGAACAGGGAGCAGGCAGACTCCTATTCGGTGACTGTGGTCGCGAGGGACAAAGGCTCCCCTGCCCTTGCCACCAGCAAGTCCATTCGAGTCCAAGTGTCAGATGAGAACGACAACGCCCCCGCCTTTACGCAAGCCCTATATGATGTGTACGTGACCGAGAATAACGTGCCGGGGGCGTATATACACGCAGTGAGCGCTTCGGATCCGGACATTGGGCGCAATGCGCTCGTGGGTTATTCCATATTAGAGTGTGAGATCCAGGGCATGTCGGTCAAAACCTACGTGTCGATCAACGAGGAGACAGGCTACTTATACGCACTCAGGTCCTTCGACTACGAGCAACTGAAGGACTTCACGTTCGTGGTCCAGGCCAAAGATGGGGGCACCCCAGAGCTCTTGACTAACGCCACTGTCAAAGTTGTCATTGTGGACCAGAATGACAACGCCCCCCTGGTGTTAGCGCCCGTGGGGAAGAACGGCACGGCGAAGGAGCCTCTGCCCCGCTCGGCCGAGCCCGGTTACCTGGTGACGCGCATCGTGGCGATGGATGCCGATGACGGCGAGAGCGCCAGGCTCTCCTACAGCATTCGGAGAGGCAACGAGAACGGGATGTTCAGGATGGATTGGAGGACAGGCGAACTCCGGACGGCGAGGCGGGTGTCGGCTAAACGAGACCCTCTTCGCTCGTACGACCTGCTGATCGAGGTGAGAGACCACGGTCAACCTCCGCTGTCCTCCAGTGCCAGCGTACTGGTGGCGTTGGTGGACAGCGCGACAGAGGGCCGCGGCGACGGAGACCGAGGAGGTGCCGCTCAAGCCGCAGAAAGCGGTCTGGACCTCACGCTCATCCTCATCATCGCCCTGGGCTCTGTCTCTTTTCTGTTCCTCCTGGTCATGATCGTACTGGCCGTGCGTTGCCAAAAGGGGAAAAAGCTCAACATTTACACCTGCCTGGCCAGCGACTGCTGCCCGGGCCGCAGCTCCTGTTGCTCACGACAAGGGCGCGCCCGCAAGAAAAAGCTCAGCAAGTCTGATATCATGTTGGTCCAAAGTGCTGCGAACGGCACCGGGACAGGTACGGCTCAAGTCCCTGTGGAGGAATCAGGGAGCTTTGGCTCGCACCGTCAAAATCAGAACTATTGTTACCAGGTATGTCTGACTCCCGAGTCTGCCAAAACCGACCTCATGTTCCTAAAGCCGTGTAGTCCGTCTAGGAGCGCGGACGCCGACCGCAACCTATGCGGAGCCATAGTGACAGGATACGCGGACCAGCAGCCCGACCTCATATCGAACGGCAGTATACTATCGAACGAG GCTAAACACCAGCGAGCCGAGCTAAGCTACATGGTTGACAGGCCAAGACGTGCAAATAG CTCGGCATTCCAGGAGGCAGATCTTGTCAGCTCCAAAGACAGCGGCCATGGAGACAGTGAGCAGGGAGACAGTGACCACGATGCCACAAATAGAGGCCTTTCCTCTG
- the pcdh10b gene encoding protocadherin-10b isoform X4, with protein MIVLLIALSVADGALAQISYSVPEEADHGTMVGNIAEDLGLDLSKLASRRFQVVPGSRTPYLGVNTDSGVLFVKDKIDREQICKQSASCQLNMEVFLENPLELFRVEIEVVDINDNPPSFPETDITVEISESATPGTRFPLESAFDRDAGTNSLRTYEITANNYFYLDVQSQTDGGKFAELVLEKPLDREQQAAHRYVLTAVDGGRPPRTGTALLVVKVLDSNDNVPVFERPVYAVTLPENAPAGTLLLQLNATDADEGLNGEIGYSFSNHISSRVKDLFSIEPRAGRIEVRGEVDFEESALYQIFVQAKDMGPNAVPAHCKVLVTVTDVNDNAPEITFSTVTESVSEKAAPGTVIALLSVTDLDAEENGQMDVELLGEVPFKLKSSFRNYFTIVTDGPLNREQADSYSVTVVARDKGSPALATSKSIRVQVSDENDNAPAFTQALYDVYVTENNVPGAYIHAVSASDPDIGRNALVGYSILECEIQGMSVKTYVSINEETGYLYALRSFDYEQLKDFTFVVQAKDGGTPELLTNATVKVVIVDQNDNAPLVLAPVGKNGTAKEPLPRSAEPGYLVTRIVAMDADDGESARLSYSIRRGNENGMFRMDWRTGELRTARRVSAKRDPLRSYDLLIEVRDHGQPPLSSSASVLVALVDSATEGRGDGDRGGAAQAAESGLDLTLILIIALGSVSFLFLLVMIVLAVRCQKGKKLNIYTCLASDCCPGRSSCCSRQGRARKKKLSKSDIMLVQSAANGTGTGTAQVPVEESGSFGSHRQNQNYCYQSV; from the exons ATGATTGTGCTTTTGATTGCCCTGAGCGTCGCGGATGGAGCGCTCGCCCAAATCAGCTACTCTGTGCCGGAGGAGGCGGACCACGGCACCATGGTGGGGAACATCGCCGAGGACCTGGGCCTGGACCTCAGCAAACTGGCATCGCGCCGCTTCCAAGTCGTGCCCGGCTCGCGCACTCCTTATTTGGGAGTGAACACGGACAGCGGCGTCCTGTTTGTCAAGGACAAAATAGACAGGGAGCAGATTTGCAAGCAGAGCGCGAGCTGCCAGCTCAACATGGAGGTGTTCCTGGAGAACCCTCTGGAGCTCTTTCGGGTGGAGATCGAGGTGGTGGACATTAACGACAACCCGCCCAGCTTCCCCGAAACGGACATAACGGTGGAGATCTCCGAAAGCGCCACTCCCGGCACCCGCTTCCCGCTGGAGAGCGCCTTCGACCGCGACGCGGGCACCAACTCTTTACGCACGTACGAGATCACCGCCAACAACTACTTTTACCTGGACGTGCAGAGCCAAACGGACGGCGGCAAGTTCGCCGAGCTGGTGCTGGAGAAGCCGCTGGACCGGGAGCAGCAGGCGGCTCACAGGTACGTGCTGACCGCGGTGGACGGCGGCCGGCCTCCGCGCACGGGCACCGCGCTGCTGGTGGTCAAAGTGCTGGACTCCAACGACAACGTGCCTGTGTTCGAGCGGCCCGTTTACGCGGTAACCCTGCCGGAGAACGCGCCGGCGGGCACGCTGCTCCTGCAACTCAACGCCACCGACGCGGACGAGGGACTCAACGGGGAGATCGGCTACTCGTTCAGCAACCACATCTCCAGCCGCGTCAAAGACCTTTTCAGCATCGAGCCGCGCGCCGGGCGCATCGAGGTGCGCGGGGAGGTGGACTTCGAGGAGAGCGCTCTGTATCAGATCTTTGTCCAAGCCAAGGACATGGGCCCGAACGCCGTGCCCGCGCACTGCAAGGTCCTCGTCACGGTCACGGACGTGAATGACAACGCGCCGGAGATCACCTTCAGCACCGTCACGGAGTCTGTGAGTGAAAAGGCGGCTCCCGGCACCGTCATCGCCTTGCTGAGCGTCACGGACCTGGACGCGGAAGAAAACGGACAAATGGACGTGGAGCTCCTCGGCGAGGTCCCCTTCAAATTAAAGTCATCCTTCAGGAATTATTTCACCATCGTGACCGACGGCCCGTTGAACAGGGAGCAGGCAGACTCCTATTCGGTGACTGTGGTCGCGAGGGACAAAGGCTCCCCTGCCCTTGCCACCAGCAAGTCCATTCGAGTCCAAGTGTCAGATGAGAACGACAACGCCCCCGCCTTTACGCAAGCCCTATATGATGTGTACGTGACCGAGAATAACGTGCCGGGGGCGTATATACACGCAGTGAGCGCTTCGGATCCGGACATTGGGCGCAATGCGCTCGTGGGTTATTCCATATTAGAGTGTGAGATCCAGGGCATGTCGGTCAAAACCTACGTGTCGATCAACGAGGAGACAGGCTACTTATACGCACTCAGGTCCTTCGACTACGAGCAACTGAAGGACTTCACGTTCGTGGTCCAGGCCAAAGATGGGGGCACCCCAGAGCTCTTGACTAACGCCACTGTCAAAGTTGTCATTGTGGACCAGAATGACAACGCCCCCCTGGTGTTAGCGCCCGTGGGGAAGAACGGCACGGCGAAGGAGCCTCTGCCCCGCTCGGCCGAGCCCGGTTACCTGGTGACGCGCATCGTGGCGATGGATGCCGATGACGGCGAGAGCGCCAGGCTCTCCTACAGCATTCGGAGAGGCAACGAGAACGGGATGTTCAGGATGGATTGGAGGACAGGCGAACTCCGGACGGCGAGGCGGGTGTCGGCTAAACGAGACCCTCTTCGCTCGTACGACCTGCTGATCGAGGTGAGAGACCACGGTCAACCTCCGCTGTCCTCCAGTGCCAGCGTACTGGTGGCGTTGGTGGACAGCGCGACAGAGGGCCGCGGCGACGGAGACCGAGGAGGTGCCGCTCAAGCCGCAGAAAGCGGTCTGGACCTCACGCTCATCCTCATCATCGCCCTGGGCTCTGTCTCTTTTCTGTTCCTCCTGGTCATGATCGTACTGGCCGTGCGTTGCCAAAAGGGGAAAAAGCTCAACATTTACACCTGCCTGGCCAGCGACTGCTGCCCGGGCCGCAGCTCCTGTTGCTCACGACAAGGGCGCGCCCGCAAGAAAAAGCTCAGCAAGTCTGATATCATGTTGGTCCAAAGTGCTGCGAACGGCACCGGGACAGGTACGGCTCAAGTCCCTGTGGAGGAATCAGGGAGCTTTGGCTCGCACCGTCAAAATCAGAACTATTGTTACCAG TCCGTCTAG